DNA sequence from the Sulfurimonas sediminis genome:
GTCTCACCCTCACCATGCACGGTATAAAGAAGATTTTCAATACGGATGCGGAACACTTTTAACAATTGATATGCAAAGCAAAGAGCGTGCATACGACTTTTTGCGCAAAACAAAAATAGCAACAATTACTGCCAACATAGGCGATTCAAGAACACTCGCCCTGCACATGGCATCAACGATATATAGTGATTTTGACGAAAAAACTAGAGAATTTCTGGGAATTACCGATGGTCTTATTAGAATTTCTATCGGACTTGAAAACCCGGTAGAAATTATAAATGATTTTATTCAAGCAACAAAGTAGAAAAAATGGCAACAAAAACAGATTTAGAAATAGACGAACAGACAATACTGAAATATCCAAAAAAATATTTTGTATTTTTACTCAACGATGATTATACGCCTATGGATTTTGTAGTCGATATTCTCATGGAGATCTTTCATAAAACATATGAAGAAGCGCAGGATATTATGCTTGAAGTACATAAAAAGAACAGAGGTTTGTGTGGTGTTTACACATATGAAATCGCAGAGACAAAGCTTAAACAAGTACGTCGCAAAGCGAAAGACAACGGCTTTCCCCTAAAAGCCACGATGGAGGAAGAATAACATGATAAGCTCATCACTCAATGATATATTTCAAAAATCTGTAATATTTGCAAAACAGCTCCACCATGAATACCTGACAATCGAGCATATATTTTACCTTTTGTTAAGTTCGGATGAAGGCGCATCAATTATAGAAACATGTGGCGGAAATGTGCCAAAAATGAAAGAAGAACTTGGTGAATACATCAAAAAAAACATGGAAACACTTCCTGCCGACATAATACAGGACCCTTATGAAAGCGTAGCGCTTTCGCGTTTGATTGACAAGATGGTGCGTCATGTTCAGTCATCTGGTCAAACGAATGCGGATATAGGGGATCTTTTGGCAACTCTTTTTGAAGAGAAACATACATTTGCCTATGCTTTGCTCAATAAATACCAAATAACAAAACTGGATATTTTGGAAGTAATTTCACATCCTGACACAGACCAGGATGAAGAAGAAAAAGAGTCTAATTTACGAAAATACACAATAAACCTTATAGAAAAAGCCAAAGAGGGAAAAATTGACCCTGTGATAGGCAGAGACAACGAAATTCAAAGAGTCACACAGATACTCTGCAGAAGAAAGAAAAATAACCCTGTACTTGTGGGCGAACCGGGCGTTGGAAAGACAGCAATAGCAGAAGGACTGGCTTTACGCATTGCAGCGGATGATGTTCCTGACATAATCAAAGACTCTAAGCTTTATGCACTTGATTTAGGGGCATTGCTTGCAGGAACAAAGTACAGAGGAGACTTTGAAAAACGCCTTAAAGGTGTTATGGATGAACTCAAACGTGAACCTAAAGCAATTTTGTTTATAGATGAAATTCATACACTTATAGGAGCAGGAAGCACTAGCGGAACAATGGATGCAGCCAATCAGCTCAAGCCTGCTCTTGCTTCAGGCGAAATAAAATGTATGGGAGCTACAACTTTTGCAGAATACAGAAACGGATTTGAAAAAGACAAGGCGCTCAGCAGAAGGTTCTCCAAAATAGATGTTAACGAACCATCAAAAAAAACAAGCTATCTGATTCTCAAGGGACTTCAAAGCAAATATGAAAAGCACCATTCAGTACAATACACAAACAAGGCATTAAAAACAGCAGTAGATCTCTCTAAACGCTACATTACTGACAAATTTTTACCGGATATTGCCATAGATTTAATTGATGAAACAGCAGCATCATTTCATCTTCAAAAAAGAAAAAAAGAAAAGGTAACTGCAAATGATATTCAAAAAACTATAGCATCCATTGTGGGTATCAGTAATTCAAAAATTTCTCATAATGAAACGGCATCTTTGCAACATTTAGAAGATAAACTCAGACAAAGAGTTATTGGTCAGGAAAAAGCTGTAGAGATGGTGACAAAAGCCATTAAAATATCAAAAGCAGGACTAACACCTCCGAACAAACCTATAGCATCATTTCTATTCTCAGGACCGACAGGCGTAGGTAAAACTGAGCTGGCAATTGCATTAAGTGAAACCTTAGGGATAAATTTTGAAAAATTTGATATGAGCGAATATATGGAAAAACATGCTCTCAGCCGTTTGGTAGGAGCACCTCCTGGATATGTAGGGTATGAGCAGGGAGGACTGCTTACAGAGGCTATTAAAAGGCATCCTTATACTGTACTGCTGCTCGATGAAATAGAAAAAGCACATCCGGAACTCATAAATGTTTTACTGCAGATAATGGACAGTGCAACGCTCACTGACAATAATGGATATAAGGCAGATTTTCAAAATGTTATACTGATTATGACATCAAATATTGGAGCTCAGGCTAGAAATGTTATGGGATTCAATAAAGATGAATCTATCTCAAAAAATGAGGAGTTAAAATCATTCTTTACTCCTGAATTCAGAAACAGACTGGATGCCATTATAGAGTTTGACCAATTAAGTCTGAGCATTGTTGAAGGGATTGTCAAAAAATTCATTACAGAACTCAATAAAGAATTAAAAAAGAAAAAAATAACTGTCAGTGTTTCTGATAAAGTCGTAAAATTCATTGCAGAAAAAACATATTCACCTGAAATGGGAGCAAGACCGCTTAAAAGGTATATCAAAAACAATATCACTGATAAACTGAGTGATGAAATCTTATTTGGCAAACTTAAAAAAGGCGGAGAAGTAGAGGTCACTGTAAAAAATGATACCTTAGAAAATATATATAAAGAGGCTTAATGTATCTACCCCAGCTTGACAACTATTCACTCTCTTTTCCTGACCCTCATGATGCCAACAAAGAAGGTATCGTAGCCTGGGGAGGGGATTTAAACCCTTCGAGGCTGCTAAAAGCCTATCAAAATGGTATTTTCCCCTGGTATTCACAACAAGACCCGATACTGTGGTGGTCAACCAATCCACGCCTGATA
Encoded proteins:
- a CDS encoding ATP-dependent Clp protease adaptor ClpS; this translates as MATKTDLEIDEQTILKYPKKYFVFLLNDDYTPMDFVVDILMEIFHKTYEEAQDIMLEVHKKNRGLCGVYTYEIAETKLKQVRRKAKDNGFPLKATMEEE
- the clpA gene encoding ATP-dependent Clp protease ATP-binding subunit ClpA produces the protein MISSSLNDIFQKSVIFAKQLHHEYLTIEHIFYLLLSSDEGASIIETCGGNVPKMKEELGEYIKKNMETLPADIIQDPYESVALSRLIDKMVRHVQSSGQTNADIGDLLATLFEEKHTFAYALLNKYQITKLDILEVISHPDTDQDEEEKESNLRKYTINLIEKAKEGKIDPVIGRDNEIQRVTQILCRRKKNNPVLVGEPGVGKTAIAEGLALRIAADDVPDIIKDSKLYALDLGALLAGTKYRGDFEKRLKGVMDELKREPKAILFIDEIHTLIGAGSTSGTMDAANQLKPALASGEIKCMGATTFAEYRNGFEKDKALSRRFSKIDVNEPSKKTSYLILKGLQSKYEKHHSVQYTNKALKTAVDLSKRYITDKFLPDIAIDLIDETAASFHLQKRKKEKVTANDIQKTIASIVGISNSKISHNETASLQHLEDKLRQRVIGQEKAVEMVTKAIKISKAGLTPPNKPIASFLFSGPTGVGKTELAIALSETLGINFEKFDMSEYMEKHALSRLVGAPPGYVGYEQGGLLTEAIKRHPYTVLLLDEIEKAHPELINVLLQIMDSATLTDNNGYKADFQNVILIMTSNIGAQARNVMGFNKDESISKNEELKSFFTPEFRNRLDAIIEFDQLSLSIVEGIVKKFITELNKELKKKKITVSVSDKVVKFIAEKTYSPEMGARPLKRYIKNNITDKLSDEILFGKLKKGGEVEVTVKNDTLENIYKEA